A window of Chanodichthys erythropterus isolate Z2021 chromosome 16, ASM2448905v1, whole genome shotgun sequence genomic DNA:
catcactttataagttgttattttgttttttttggcgctccaaaaatattctcgtcgctttataatattaatattgaaccactgtaatcacatgaactgatttaaatatgtttttagtacattattggatcttgagagaggaaatgtcattgctccctatgaaggcctcacggagccatcggatttcaactaaaatatcttaatttgtgttccaaagatgaacaaagggtctggaacgacacaagggtgaataattattgacagaaatttcattttttgggtgaacttactcTTTAacaaacaatgagcaatacatttgttacagtacttaattgttgttaacattaataaaaatacaagtgTTCGTTGTTAGCTTATGTTAGCTCAGaatcattaatgttaacaaatacaagtGTGGATTTTAATCATGTATTAATAAAGGTTGAGACTAACATTAActgagattaataaatgctttagaaatatttttcattgttagttcatgttatctAATGTGGTTAActactaatgttaacaaatgaaaccttattgcaAAAGTGTTACTGACAAATCACACTTATATTAAAGTCTTCATATCCTATGTAGTGTTGCTTCGAGTAaatttaagtaaataaattCAAGAAGAATATTTATAACCTCATtaagaaatctttttttttgctgtgtaaTGAATTAAAGCCTGAAAACGATAActgtaacaataactatattagcgtccacatcACGCACAATAACATTCTGTGCATTATAAGCGTGCGCTGCAGTTTTGTTGCCTGCCACGTTAAATGCTCAAGCTATAGcctacaaataataaaaagaccAAATAAGAACTCTAAGGCAGTTCTAATGAGTACAAAGGAACAAATAACAATTAAATTCcttacataaaacaaaattagaCAGGCAAAAAGCGATTAACAAGCAGGTTTATGCGTAGTTTATTATACTGTGTCCATTAAGAGAGTGACCCACTTTGGCAGTAGAGAAGAGAACACAGGTAAAGCACCAGAGCTAAAGGTTGTTCTCCTCTGAGGCTGAGCACTCTATTTGTGCAAAGAGTAGCGTGGGGAAAGAAAAGAGTGTTCTCCCGAGCGCTCTAAAAGCTGCCTGCTGTCTTGCTCTCACTTGCTCCCGCTCACTCGCTCGCTGTCTCCCTCCCTTTTTCTCTATTCTGACGCAGGAGGTATGAGGGGCTCCGTGTATAGCGTCAGCACACACACTGCAGACAGAGCCAGCTCAGTCCGTCTGCACACACCTACATCTGCTAGAAcctcacaaatacacacaattcAACACTGACACCCTAGTTCTTAATGTGCCCCTCTATTTGTTATTTAAATTCACAGCTCTTACTGCGAATGATTCATTGCTGCATGTCCAGAACAAAAAAACTCCTTGCCCTCCTTTTCCTTGCCACTcctaaacatcacattttctaGTAAAATAGTTTGTAATTGATGCTGACCTCAAGAATTAGGGCTGGTTGATAGATTGATTATTCataatacatttgtaattatCTTTTTCAAGTTTTCTGAAAAATCGATCGATTTTAGTAAGTTGATTTGCTTGCATCATCATTCAGAAATGTTTGCGGAAAACTCTACGTGgcattttttaaatctattaaTATGTTTAGCTAAAAACATATGCTCATAAGTACTCTGCtgcttattttatgtatttatttatatgctcTATATTTCTATGCATTACTTTAATGgtacatataaattaaataatttaaaaaaaaacttaaattttaacTGCATAACGTATTTAATCTATTTGGTTACAATggctatttttttaaatattatggaTATAAAACATCAAAGACTGAAAATGCTGGCATttttagtttaatagtttaatctttgcaatttttcacaatttataacttaaagggttagttcatgcaaaaatgaaaatttaccaTAATTTACTTACTCTCAAGCGATCATAGatatatatgactatcttctttcagatgaacataatcagagttatattaaaaaatattctggctcttccaagctatATAATGAGTGAATAGTaactgagattttgaagcccaaaaaagcatattcatccatcataaaagtaatccatgcggctccagggggttaataaagcccttcagaagcgaagcgatgggttttgtaagaaaaatatccatatttataactttatagacttctaattcgtgaccagtgttttgttttgctctatcctctgcgcttccgtGTTCACTCTTCTGCCAGAATTGACTTGTACGGAAGCCAGTGATTCTAATTTAtgaagttataaatatggatatttttccttacaaaaatgcatcacttcgcttcagaaggcctttattaaccgaCTGGAGATGTagggattacttttatgatggatggatgtgctttttttggcttcaaaatctcagcTACTATTcattcccattataaagcttggaagagccagaacattttttaatatagctttgattgtgtttgactgaaagaagaacgtaatatacacctaggatggcttgagtgtgagtaaattcatttttgggtgaactaacactttaatgcCCCTGATGCTGTGCAATGATTTGTAATTTGTCGCTTTAGATAACATAGTTTGctaaatgaatgtaaataaatgaaacaaattCATGATTTGCCTAAAATAAAGATGGTGGCTTTGTGCTGACTCACCATGGTCAAGTTTGATGCCCTCATCGAACCTGGAAAACAGACGGTAGCGCTGGGCCCAGTACTTGGCCAGCTCAGGTTCTGCTGCAATCTCAGGTGGCATCTCCACATCTTTTCTTCTTTTCCTGTTCTTTCTCTTGTTCTTTTTAAAGGCTTGCACACTCTCAGCTGGGAAAGGAAACAGTGTGATTATATCAAATTGCCAGTGAACACTAAATGAGAAGCCTAACTGTGTTAATGGTTGGCTTGTATGTTATTTGGAGCACAGACAGCGATTATCTCATTTGTATCAGCACTTTGTATCAGAGCACATTGCTGACCTCCCTCAGCATCCTCTGGAGCATCTGGGAGCAAAAAGTCAGGGATGTCTATGGGCTGCAGCTCTCCTCTGGGATCCGAATCGTCGTCCTGTCTTTCTTCTGGCTCTGTGAAGACACACTGAATGTTCTGCTGATGTTCCTCACTTTTTTCACACCTTTTGTTGAGCTGAGGAGTCTTCTCATACTTTTTTTCATCTCTCTCATTATTTGCttcttcctcatcctccttTTGTGTATGTAGACTGCCCTCTTCCGCTCTCTCACATGGCCCAATCCGAGCTTCAGGCATGGAGGCTGGGGTCAACTCCTCAGAGACAGCATCAGTCTGAATCTGCTGCAGGAAACTCTGGACCTGTGAGGGTATGAGTGAATGTTGAGCTTTTATAGGAAGAAACAAACCCAAATACTGCACACCACAGTCTAATCACTAGTTGTATGGCACTACTTTCTGTAACATGCTTTTgaacaatatttattattaaaagagCTAATTCAAACAGAAAAGTTAATCTTATATTCTAATGTTGGGAAAAATATACACTgtcaaaatattataaatacactACTGTCCAAAAACTTGGCGtcgttaagattttttttttttaattagtcttttattatattaaatatatattacaatttaaaataactattttctattttaatacattttttttaatacattatttttatttgctgtaatgacaaagcatcattactccagtcctcagtgtcatatgatatatatatacatacagtccagtccagtccaaaagtttgaaaccactaagatttttagtaaaaaacagtaatattgtgaaatattacaactttaaataactgtgtactatttaaatatatttgacaaagtaatttattcctatgatgcaaagctgaattttcagcattgttactccagtcttcagtgtcacatgattcttcagaaatcattctaatatgctgatttgctgctcaataaacatttatgattattttcaatgttgaaaacagttgtgtactttttttttcaggattccttgatgaatagaaagttcaaaagaacagcatttatctgaaatacaaagcttctgtagcattatacactaccgttcaaaagtttggggtcagtaagaagttttatttttatttttttgaaaagaaattaaagaaatgaatacttttattcagcaaggatgcattaaatcaatcaaaagtggcagtaaagacatttataatgttacaaaagattagatttcagataaacactgttcttttgaactttctattcatcaaataatcctgaaaaaaaaatattgtacacaaatattttgtacaattgtacacattaaatgtttcttgagcagcagatatagaatgatttctgaaggatcatgtgacactgaagactggagtaatgatgctgaaaattcagctttaccaacacaagaataaattactttgtgaaatatattcaaatagaaaagttattttaaattgtaataatatttcacaaaattactgtttttactgtatttttaattaaataaatgtagccttggtgagcagacgaaacttcttttaaaaacattaaacatcttAGTGGtttcaaacttttggactgtatacatatatatatatatatatatatacacacacacacacacacacatttggtAGTGTATATTTCAGGAACAGGGTCCCTCACAAAGGGATCATCATATTTGGGGTCCTTgaaatttatttctttattttactgcTTTTATCTTCACCAAAAGCTTTTTTCATCAAATTAGcttaaaataaaacagacagacaaagaaGATTGTTACATTACAATAAAAACTACATAATTCAATCTGATGGGTCCTTGGAATCAAAAAGTCAAAAACTGCAGGACTCAATGTGCTCAAAGGAAGCCCCAACAAAGTCTTGTTTAGGCATCCAGCCTGAAAAGATACTGGTGATAATGTCTGTTGCAGTAAAGTTTTCGTCCTCCACCAAATCAATTTGTGCTACAGAGAAATCAATTCTAGAGCACTGCAGTAAATTGGTCTTATCTGTTTACTGGCTAAAATCCAGTGGGGTGGGGGGGAATCCACCTTGAAAAAGTCCATCTACAAGATGACTAGATGCACTGGGTTGAAAACAACAATTCATCTCTTTTCTTCTTGAATATTCAACATGCCAGTGACCAAGTCTGAATCTGtcctgtgtgtgtttgacagCTGGgaacgtgtgtgtttgtgtcaagGGTGAGACTGGAGGTTAGAGCGGTCTGTCTGTGTGACGGGAGCTGACAGCGTGCAGTAAGCAGGTGCTGCGTGACAGCGCTCTGATGGGATGGGGTGTGGGTAGATGAAGCAGCTCTGTGCAGACTGCATAAAGTGTCAGCCTCACTGCTTCTGGCTCTTTGCCCACTCTCTACCACATTGTtctctcatacacacaaacacacacacgtttgtttttgtgaattgtgttcaaaccgtattttctatcgccctacaccaatcctacccctaaacctacccatcacaggaaactgtgtccatttttactttctcaaaaaaactcattctgtatgatttatatgccttctgaaaaatggggacatggggtaatgtcctcataagtcaccctctccttgtaatacctatgtcatacccacgtcattatacaaatatatgtcctggcacacatacacacaactCTGAACAATTTACACTGTACTTCACTGATCCATAGTAAGGCGACCAGAATGATACATCCTACATGTAATCCCACAAAATCCATGTGTCAATAAAACCTCAGGGAACAACACAAACATACGCATTGCATTGTTCAGTTAAAGTACCGCAGTTGCAGACAACTGGGTGCCTAGTAGTATAGAGGATCTTAAGCATGAAGGACTACAAACTGCATAATAAAAAATTGAGACCTTTATCCTCCAGAACAGTCTCTAAAAAGCATATCTGACAGGGATATCTAAATTATCAGTACTTccaaaacaacagcaacaactgGTACTGGTAATATTGGTAGTACCAAGTTctttacagttcaaaagtttggggtcagaaagacttttttgaagtaaattaatattttattcagcaagaatgcattaaattgatcatgaagtgactgtaaagacattttataatattagaaaagatttctatttcaaataaatgctgttcttttaacgTTTCAAGCTGAACCATTTTCAACACTagtgataataagaaatgttcagcatattagaatgatttctaaaggatcatgtgacaccttAGACTaaaaaagcagttattttaaaatgcagtatttcacaatattacagtttttactttatttttggtCAGAAATTCAGCCTTGTCGAGCATAAGAAACTTTTCAAAAACCTTAACAAAAACATCACCgacaccaaacttttaaacagtagcgTATCCTCCCCTCCTCACCCGAAAAAAAGAATGACCTGTTTCTGCGAGGTATTAATGTAAACAGTCACTTTGTTTTATGTTAATGTAAATAAGTTAAACATTCAATTATCACCTTTGTCCATAAGCCTAGCATTCTTTGTTCGCACTCAGTGAGAAATAATGAAGGCTAAATGccaatgttttcatttttgttcatagttataaatatacttaacttttataattaaaaaaatattgtttattagAATACTGCATCCCAAGAGCTATTAAATCTAATCTTCTCGCTCCAGCCCTGACATCCAAAATGGTCTTTTGCTGACCTGATGTAGTTGTCTTTGGGCAAAATACGCCAAAACAAAAGCAAGATTAGACAAAACATTTAAGGactagttcaaccaaaaatgaaaattctaccATTTTTCACCTTAACCTTCATATTTGAACTCTGTGATAACACTGAAACAACAtaactaaattacatttttagagCTTGATTTCTCTTGGACAGGTCACTATATGCTTTTGTTCAGAGTGAACATTCCTCAAAACTCCTAACTAAATGTTTGGGTGAATTAtgtctttaaaaatgaaatttacatGCAGCAAAAATCGACTCACTTTTTGAAGGGTTTTGCTGATCTTTGGCTTTGTGGATTGTGGTCCATCATCAGTAAAAAAGATGTGCTTGTTGATCTTGCAGGctgctttttttctttcctcATGGGGCTTTCTGTTCTCCTCACTCCTCCTGCCTGAGTATGGACCCTGGCCTGTTTTCAGCTTCACAATGCTGTCAAACCTGCCAAGACAAAAAGCATTTGGATGTTAACGGAGCCTCTGATTATTTTCAAAGCAGTAAAGCTGTGTCTAGCCTCTGTCTGGGGTCTTACTTGGGCTGCGGACCACGTTTCAGGCCAAGAGCATCCCACGCCTCCTCAACCGGCACCTCCGCAAGCTCCTCGGCATCCAGCTCATGACTGTCAGCAGAGCAGCAAAAGTATTTAAAGTCACtacaatcaatttaatgcatccatgctgaataaaagtattaatttctttcaaaaaatgtttACTGAGCAGTAGTGCATatttaaataatgactttaaaaagACCTGGAATATAGCAGATGGGTTGCATGGACCACaattacattaaaggtgccctagattaaaaaatgtacaatgaatttacctcggcatagttaaataacaagagttcagtacatggaaatgacatacagtgagtctcaaactccattgtttcctccttcttatataaatctcatttgtttaaaagacctccgaagaacaggcgaatctcaacataacacagactgttacgtaacagtcaattaatatgtacgcccccaatatttgcatataccagctcatgttcccaacattatgaaaggaattacacaagggcagccagtattaacttctggatgtgcacagctgaatcaacagactaggtaagcaagccaGAACAACAGggaaaaatgacagatggagcaataataactgatccatgataacatgatatttttagtgatatttgtaaattgtctttctaaatgtttcgttagcatgttgctaatgtactgttaaatgtggttaaagttaccattgtttcttactgtattcacggagacaagagccgtcacttttttcattttaaacacttgcagtctgtataatgcataaacacaacttcattctttataaatctctccaacagtgtagcattagccgttaaccacggagcatagcctcaaattcattcagaatcaaatgtaaacatccaaataaatactatactcacataatccgacgcatgcatgacgaacactttataaagatccatttgagggttatattagctgtgtaagctttgtttatgcactgttcaaggcaagcgtgagctctgtgggtgtggagcacgagaattaaagggccagtagccctgaatcggctcatttataatgatgcaccaaaataggcagttaaaagaattaattaaaaaaaaaatctatggggtattttgagctgaaacttcacggacacattcagggaacaccttagacttatattacatctttttaaaaaaggttctagggcacctttaatttttttgcagtttgACAGCCCCTGGTCACTATGAACTGCCATTGTACTGTGTAACAATTATGCAAAaaatttatcattttgtgttccatagaaaaaaataaaaacagatttagAATGAAATCAGTgaataaaatatgcataaaatataaaccataaacatgaaatatatcAATCTGATACAACACAATGTACTGAAAAACAGATTGGCAGCTTACGCTCTCTTCACTTTAGCTCGTCTGTTCTCTGGaggttcatcatcatcatcatcgctCTGATCCTCATGGTTAGATCTGTTCTTTATGGGTTGTCCACTCTGATTATTCAAAGGCGCAGAGGTCTGTTTCATGTTGCCATCTGAAATCACACACTTTCagtttactattaataatagcgacgttatcattttaaattatgtCTGACTCTTATACTGCCTGATGTATACAGTATAAGAGCGGTTCCAGCGGTACAAAAAAGGGTGCTGTTTAGATGGCATCAGTCATGGCCCGCCAATCAGGATGACAAGAGCCATTTTTAGAGCGACCGCGAGTGGATTGTGATCAATTTGTGCTCTCTTTCACATGTACCGGCATTAAAAATTCATAGGCCAAAGTCACATGCTCCTTTCATTCAACAGCTGACATCTTTTGATATGACGCATTAAACATTCAGACAGAGCCAAGCTTAGGCTGCAAAAAAAGACCTCTGGGGAAAACGATCTGCCTCTTACACATGGGCCACTGTCAGAGAACAGAATTGCGGCTTGATATTGTGGAGATACCGACTTTGCAATGATGCCATTATGATTACAGGTGGCTCCATCAAAGCATACTGAGTCggctaactcaaaaaaaaaaaaaaaaaagagttaaagtcaacatgacaCCAAAATTGACTTCTTTTTTACTTGCCTAATACATgcttcctgtttttattttactgaaaTGACTTTTCTTTTCAGCTGACATCACAGATCCCTTTTACTTTTGCAAccctgttattttttttttacccatgaaaaacaacaacaacaaaaaaaaacatgatcaaCTTCTTACTTTGTGATCCTCTACAGGGCTTATAAAAAGTGCTGTCCAACttggatttttatattttcctgTTACAGCATGAAACCAAAATGCAGGTTTGCTATTTCATCCTCTCATCAACGCAAACGAtactttaaaaatgttctttaaaataTGCACAAATGCATGAttaagtctttctttcttcagtcaatgtctttctttcttaaatttttgaggaaaacattccaggatttttctccatatagtggacttcaacagttaccaataggttgaaggtccaaattgcagtttcaatgcatctttaaagggctctacacaataccagccgaggaataatggccttatctagtgaaacgatctgtcattttctaattttttttttttatttatgtttttacaaatttatatactttttagcCACAAAcgctcgtcttgcactagctctgcgatgcgccatgcattatgtaatcccgttggaaaggtcacacagAAGTACAGaagtaggcggaagtaccgcggtagggcgaaaaactccatctcatttttctcctccaacttcaaaatcgtccgacatcgttgttttacctttttttttttgtaaagccCGTTTGACTTACTGTGCGTTCTGACCGCCGCCAGCGAGAGCTTCAAAATTCGCTCTGGCTGCCCTGCTAACAACACTGTACTGTGAGTCAGACTGCCACCGGCGGCAGTGTCAAGGCAACTGGCAACGAATCAGAATAGTGgagtgaattatcaggaaattgtaattctaaagtgaactaatcctttaagtgacAAAGATACTTAAAGGGACATTTCacctaaaaatttaaattctgtcattttatgtatttaattccaaacctgtatgactttctttctattgtggaacataaaagaagatattctgagaAATGTCTTAGCATTTCTTTTTTGTCCATTCAAAAGAAGTCAATGGTCACCAAAACTATTTGTTTACCaacattgttcaaaatatcttctgtgttcccctgaagaaataaagtcatacaggtttggaacaacataagggtgaatTCATGACAGAAccttcatttttgagtgaattatCCATTTATTTTGATGGTAATTTAAGTGTGTCAATGCTAGGGGTGGTTAATAACCATTCAATTACTCTCTGTTGTTTATTTATAATAAGTTTAAAAATATGTctgaacattatttacattCTGAAAGGCAGAAATTGAAATGAACACACACAATGGGCTCATGCTGTAACATGCAGTGACAGAATAAATCttaacttatattacatctgcaCTAGATTCAAAATGCTGAAAGTAGGTCATGGAGCAGGAAGGTGTTGACATATTTGGGTTTAGCATCACTGCGGGAACACCACAGTCCCCATAGCTAATAAACAAAGGCATCTTAAACGAAGAAATACATGCACTAACCAGATGTGTCAGTGCAGCCACTACGTGACGATGACCTTTTGCGGTTTCCACCATCACAGGGCTCATCAGCGCAGTTACAGACCAAAGACTGCCGGTCGCCATCAACGCTGTCAACTTCCTCAGTCAATAAGCTCAGGCTGCTTATGAGATGTGTAACGCTGACTGCATTTGCTTTCGATCCTTCTTCCGTCTGATTCTTGAGTGCCTCTATTTCTCCTTGGCTGCCCTGATATTCCTCAGAAGCAGCGGTTGTGCTATGGGAATCATCCACCGTCCAGCCTTGGGCGGCCCAATAGTGAAACTGTTCCCAGTAGTACTGGTATGTTTGTTGGCAGTGCTCGTCCCAGTCTACCTCTGAACGGGAACAGTCCTGCGCCATATTGCTGGAATTTTCAGGGTCTTTCTCCATCCAGCTTTGCCACAGCAGACCCTCCCCGTGCTGCTGCCAGTATCTCAGCCAGGCCTCCTCTGACATGGGACATGTCTGTTCGGCAGAGGTCTCAGCGATGTCACTCACAGCACACTGCTGGTTCTGCTCAGAGTCCTCGTCTGTGTCTGCATAATCTGGGGGGGTTTCCAAATGCTTGATGGTTCTTTTGTTCTTCAGCCTCGCTAAAACATGGCCCTTAAAgatgagaaaaaaagcattcgTTTTGGGCCACAGCCAAGTAATTTTCTAAAGTAAATGGGGTAAAACTTCACAGCAACATTCATTAAtaacaatttacaaaaaaagagcGAGAAACGAGAAGCTTCACTGCACAGGATAATCCAAGGACTCACAGGCCCCCTTCACATCTGGCCATTAACTTGCCCTTtacatgcatatattaaaaGCCAGGTGTAAATGTACATGAGGCACATTGTGATCAGACAACTGAACTACATTTGATGAATGTGTAAAtgctaatgcttttttttttttgttatttgcaAATGCAATCCAGTTCAAGAACATCTAGACACTATTTGAGTTCAAAATGCACGTTAATACCAGGTGTATCAGGGCCCACACAAAGATAAAGGCTACATACAGTCATTAATGATCGAGGTGGAAATGCACAATGTTAAGAATCAAGGataatacaatttttaatgtattttaaaatgtaatttactcctgtgatggcggagctgaattttcagcagtcattactccagttttcaatGTCATATGacctccagaaatcattctaatatgctgatttggtgcttcagaaacatttctttttattattataaatgttgtaattttttttttttttttttttgtggaaaccatgatacatttttctatttcaaataaatactgttcacctaactttctattcatcaaagaatcatgggaaaaaatgtttccacaaaaatattagcaGCAAAAAAATTACCATTATTTATAATTGAGCagcaataataaattataataattaaaaaaacaagtcagcatattagaatgattctgatggatcatgtgacactaaagactggagtaatgatgctgaaaattcagctctgccatcagaggaataaatgacattttaaaaaattgcagaaatcagttattttaaattgtaataatatttcacaatattaattttgtactgtatttgtgatcaaataattgtagtcttggtgagcataagagacttatattactCGTATGATAAATCTTATTTACTCCATACTTTTGACTTgtagtgtgtatataaatatcTAATGTCCACAGTAGAATGTCCCAGTTGTGGTTCAAATATGTGCTCAAGAGCACCCTCTGTG
This region includes:
- the tgs1 gene encoding trimethylguanosine synthase isoform X1, translated to MIDYRERNVVPLADIIFYQGEEREMTIHCLCSRAYVNDRELYRSDFKAILSQTDNQSQVDVEANDREELLEDPNCSVDEEEEEEVDEETMLMASLGLPVEFASSSEQRRTGHVLARLKNKRTIKHLETPPDYADTDEDSEQNQQCAVSDIAETSAEQTCPMSEEAWLRYWQQHGEGLLWQSWMEKDPENSSNMAQDCSRSEVDWDEHCQQTYQYYWEQFHYWAAQGWTVDDSHSTTAASEEYQGSQGEIEALKNQTEEGSKANAVSVTHLISSLSLLTEEVDSVDGDRQSLVCNCADEPCDGGNRKRSSSRSGCTDTSDGNMKQTSAPLNNQSGQPIKNRSNHEDQSDDDDDEPPENRRAKVKRAHELDAEELAEVPVEEAWDALGLKRGPQPKFDSIVKLKTGQGPYSGRRSEENRKPHEERKKAACKINKHIFFTDDGPQSTKPKISKTLQKVQSFLQQIQTDAVSEELTPASMPEARIGPCERAEEGSLHTQKEDEEEANNERDEKKYEKTPQLNKRCEKSEEHQQNIQCVFTEPEERQDDDSDPRGELQPIDIPDFLLPDAPEDAEGAESVQAFKKNKRKNRKRRKDVEMPPEIAAEPELAKYWAQRYRLFSRFDEGIKLDHEGWFSVTPEKIAEHIALRAQDSFSTELIIDAFCGVGGNAIQFALTGKRVIAIDIDPIRLALAQHNAEVYGVAHRIEFLQGDFLQLAPSLRADMVFLSPPWGGPEYLSADVFNIKTMMTPDGFEIFRLSKMISDNIVYFLPRNADMEQIASLAGPGGKVEVEQNFLNNKLKTITAYFGSLI
- the tgs1 gene encoding trimethylguanosine synthase isoform X2, which produces MIDYRERNVVPLADIIFYQGEEREMTIHCLCSRAYVNDRELYRSDFKAILSQTDNQSQDVEANDREELLEDPNCSVDEEEEEEVDEETMLMASLGLPVEFASSSEQRRTGHVLARLKNKRTIKHLETPPDYADTDEDSEQNQQCAVSDIAETSAEQTCPMSEEAWLRYWQQHGEGLLWQSWMEKDPENSSNMAQDCSRSEVDWDEHCQQTYQYYWEQFHYWAAQGWTVDDSHSTTAASEEYQGSQGEIEALKNQTEEGSKANAVSVTHLISSLSLLTEEVDSVDGDRQSLVCNCADEPCDGGNRKRSSSRSGCTDTSDGNMKQTSAPLNNQSGQPIKNRSNHEDQSDDDDDEPPENRRAKVKRAHELDAEELAEVPVEEAWDALGLKRGPQPKFDSIVKLKTGQGPYSGRRSEENRKPHEERKKAACKINKHIFFTDDGPQSTKPKISKTLQKVQSFLQQIQTDAVSEELTPASMPEARIGPCERAEEGSLHTQKEDEEEANNERDEKKYEKTPQLNKRCEKSEEHQQNIQCVFTEPEERQDDDSDPRGELQPIDIPDFLLPDAPEDAEGAESVQAFKKNKRKNRKRRKDVEMPPEIAAEPELAKYWAQRYRLFSRFDEGIKLDHEGWFSVTPEKIAEHIALRAQDSFSTELIIDAFCGVGGNAIQFALTGKRVIAIDIDPIRLALAQHNAEVYGVAHRIEFLQGDFLQLAPSLRADMVFLSPPWGGPEYLSADVFNIKTMMTPDGFEIFRLSKMISDNIVYFLPRNADMEQIASLAGPGGKVEVEQNFLNNKLKTITAYFGSLI